The genomic region GAAAATGATCTATATTTCCTTTTGGATCGGTGACGGAAGTAATCGTAAGCGCTAACCATGCGGTGGAGCCGTTTCGTCGACGAAATTCTATCTCCACATTTTGTATGAGACCGTCACGTTCCAACCGGCGGAGAATTTCTTGTCGTGGAAGAGGGCCAACATAGCATGCACTGATGTCTTTGACTTCATCGAAGACTTGTTGTGGAGTGTCATACTGGAGCATATTGGCAAACGCTGTATTGATTTCCAAAAATTGCCCACCGACAGACGTTTTGAACACCCCTATGGAGCTGTTTTTCATCAGCTCCAGAAACACATCGGGCGAAGATTTTGGAGAAAAAGCGCGCCCGACGGCAATGATGTTTCCGTTATGATTGAGGCTCCCTCCTCTCCAGGTAATCCAATTTACGCCATTTCTTCCAATAAAACGGTGAAGAAAATCGACTGGACCTGTGCTTTGAGCAACCTGCTTCAAGGCGACTTGTACACTGTATTTTTCATCAGAATGGACAAAATCAAGAAGGGATTTTCCAACAATCTCATTCCGTGAGTAGCCAGTCAGATAGAGAAATGGTTCATTGAAACGGCAGCATGTTCCGTTTGCGTCGAGGATGAGAACGCATTCTTGTAATGACGACGTGAGATGGAGTCGATCTTCGTGAGAAATGAGTGTTTCAAACGAAGAAATATCTGATTGCTGTGTATTGACTTTCATATCAGGGACAAAATCGTTTTGCAGGGTTGCGATACCGGCAATGACGCATCAATGTCGTGAATTGTGCTCACTCTTCTCTCCCTCTTTGCCAGATCTTCATCGTGTTGTGTTGAGAACTCGATCGCAACGAGCAATTGAGTTTGGAATCGAAATGGCAGTTCATGAAACATCATGCGGCAAAAGGGAAAGATATTACACCGTCGACCGATTAGGTATCTTGAACTCAGCGATGTTTTATGATGGGGACTTTTTGAATGATTTTCTCATAATACACTTGGTCTTTTTCAAAATTGACCGCACGGCCATAACGAATATTGAACTGTGTGATCATGATGTTTAATTTTTGGATTTGGCGATATCGTTCTCGTTCGTCTTGGCAGTTCGACAACAAGTCCATCATGGTTATGATTTCTTTTTCTTCCTGGATTTCCGGCGGTGCGTGTCCAGAGTTTTTCAGTATTTTATACGCCATGCGCAAATCTTCAGGAACCATAGAGTCATCGTCGTAGCTCAACGGTTTGCCTTGCCCTTCAAGATTATAGAAGTCCCCATTCTCCATGGATTGGCGGATACGTTCTTCAGCAATGTCGGCAAAAGCTTTCAACATACATCCCCACATATCTGAACGCAGTATTTCCAGGAAAATTATACTTTGATTTTTGTTACGGCAAGGGGACTTCTATTAAAAAAAAGAGACAACACGGTTACATTACGTAAAAGCATTGTAGAATGAGGGGGATATACGAGAAATTAAAATAATCGAGCGGCATCTGAAAAAACAAGACAGCGGAAAATTCATCAGTATTGTCACGAATTCTATAATAAAAAGAACTGGTACGTGGTAGATACATTCTATGGATCGGGATAATTATTTCAAGGTTGACATACATGATTTTGTTACAATTACAAATCGTCTGATATTTCCTGTGTCATTGCATGCGCGAAAGAGTTTGCTGCATTTGTTGTCGCTTTGTTTAGGGCTTGTCGTGCAGATTCGGCGATATCTACCGGATTAAGGGCACGAACGGGAACGCGTACATCGACGTCGTCTGCCATCAACCATGTCGTCCCGCGCTTTGTATATACGTCGTAGTGAAATCGAACCTGAAAAAACAGGCTTGCTTCGGTATGAACAGCGAACGATTCTACACGTCCCGAAAGAACAAGATCGTGTGGCATGCTCGGTGAATAAGGAGTTCTGGCAAAAAATCCAGGTTGACAATTGAGTGCGGCAACCAGTGCACCCGTAATCATTTCGCTGGGCGACCCTTCCCAATACCATTCCAAACTCGGTGTATAAACGCCATGTTCACCAACTAAGACAGCTAAACGGTCGAGATAATCAAACACGGCGAAAGGCTTTACGGCAATCATGGTATCGTGTGCGGTGCGCGTCTGGATACATGGTGATTTGACGGCTTCGATACGAAGGAATTGTTGCACTCCGGGTTGACCAAAGCAGCCCGTTGTCAGAATGGAAAAGAGAATAGCAAGAAAGAGTCGTGTCATACCTGGCTCGTGTATCGTTCGTTTATTTGGGGGCAATGATAATTTCCCAAGGACGCTCACGAAGACGTTGCATAAGAAATTTTAGATCTCGTGTCGCTTTTTCGACATTCAATAAAATTGTCTCCACTTGCTCCTGATCAAAGGCAACACTTTCGTCGAGGGAGTTCACTAATTTTCCAGCATTATCGAGCTGTGTACGGAGTGAGGCCAAGGTTTTTTTGACGTCATTTTTTAGTTCGACAACGGAGTTGTCCATTATATCAAGGCTTCCGTCAACGCGATCACCCAGTGTATTTGCACGTAAAACCAAGTTGGAAAAATCTTGACGCACTGACACCACTGTCTGGGTAGCTTCATCTATCAATTTCGGAGCATTGGCCAGCGTTGTATTGAGATCTGCTGTATTGAGGCTCTCGACAAGGCTTTCGATTCCCTGCGCGATATTGACAAGCTTGGGTTTCAGTTCTTCAAAAAGCTGTCCGACTTCCGCAGCGAG from Desulfovibrio inopinatus DSM 10711 harbors:
- a CDS encoding DnaJ family domain-containing protein — its product is MLKAFADIAEERIRQSMENGDFYNLEGQGKPLSYDDDSMVPEDLRMAYKILKNSGHAPPEIQEEKEIITMMDLLSNCQDERERYRQIQKLNIMITQFNIRYGRAVNFEKDQVYYEKIIQKVPIIKHR
- a CDS encoding ABC-type transport auxiliary lipoprotein family protein, coding for MTRLFLAILFSILTTGCFGQPGVQQFLRIEAVKSPCIQTRTAHDTMIAVKPFAVFDYLDRLAVLVGEHGVYTPSLEWYWEGSPSEMITGALVAALNCQPGFFARTPYSPSMPHDLVLSGRVESFAVHTEASLFFQVRFHYDVYTKRGTTWLMADDVDVRVPVRALNPVDIAESARQALNKATTNAANSFAHAMTQEISDDL
- a CDS encoding MlaD family protein gives rise to the protein MQTQSSKKMYVKAWIMLGLGIAVLSAFIVVLGGLRFWETLTPYSIYFKSVKDLTPGQPVKYGGLSVGRIESIVVDPANPGRLRVDIGIKERFPLYQGTVASISQKGLVGDYYIYLELRGHAGEKLTKDAVIPAEESISMQQLAAEVGQLFEELKPKLVNIAQGIESLVESLNTADLNTTLANAPKLIDEATQTVVSVRQDFSNLVLRANTLGDRVDGSLDIMDNSVVELKNDVKKTLASLRTQLDNAGKLVNSLDESVAFDQEQVETILLNVEKATRDLKFLMQRLRERPWEIIIAPK